In Paramormyrops kingsleyae isolate MSU_618 chromosome 5, PKINGS_0.4, whole genome shotgun sequence, one DNA window encodes the following:
- the LOC111860600 gene encoding transmembrane protein 100-like yields MGGTTGQAPCRPPAPPLPASDQEGAPEDGPPKGPETTSTLDRLAQATGGTEKSWYRCVFPFGVISLVIGVAGTGVTFTFNNLPQTKVVSVVLLGVGLVLVLTAAVCWRVHKMKREKKKEGEFSSEQCPL; encoded by the coding sequence ATGGGCGGCACCACAGGCCAAGCACCCTGCCGGCCACCGGCACCGCCACTGCCGGCCTCcgaccaggagggggcgccagagGATGGCCCGCCCAAAGGCCCTGAGACCACCTCTACGCTGGATCGGCTGGCACAGGCCACGGGAGGCACAGAGAAGTCCTGGTACCGCTGCGTCTTCCCCTTCGGGGTGATATCGCTGGTGATCGGTGTGGCAGGCACGGGCGTCACCTTCACCTTCAACAACCTGCCGCAGACCAAGGTGGTGTCGGTGGTCCTGCTGGGTGTGGGGCTGGTCCTGGTTCTGACCGCCGCCGTCTGTTGGAGGGTCCATAAGATGAAGCGGGAGAAGAAGAAGGAAGGGGAGTTCAGCTCTGAGCAGTGTCCCCTGTga